The proteins below come from a single Sorghum bicolor cultivar BTx623 chromosome 4, Sorghum_bicolor_NCBIv3, whole genome shotgun sequence genomic window:
- the LOC8070594 gene encoding flavonoid 3'-monooxygenase: MDVPLPLLLGSLAVSVVVWCLLLRRGGDGKGKGKRPMPPGPRGWPVLGNLPQLGSHPHHTMCALAKKYGPLFRLRFGSAEVVVAASARVAAQFLRTHDANFSNRPPNSGAEHVAYNYQDMAFAPYGSRWRALRKLCALHLFSAKALDDLRSIREGEVALLVRELSRHQHQHAGVPLGQVANVCATNTLARATVGRRVFAVDGGEEAREFKDMVVELMQLAGVFNVGDFVPALARLDLQGVVGKMKRLHRRYDDMMNGIIRERKAAEEGKDLLSVLLARTREQQSIADGEDSRITETEIKALLLNLFTAGTDTTSSTVEWALAELIRHPDVLKKAQEELDAVVGRNRLVSELDLPRLTYLTAVIKETFRMHPSTPLSLPRIAAEECEVDGFRIPAGTTLLVNVWAIARDPEAWPEPLQFRPDRFLPGGSHAGVDVKGSDFELIPFGAGRRICAGLSWGLRMVTLMTATLVHALDWDLADGMTADKLDMEEAYGLTLQRAVPLKVRPAPRLLPSAYAAE; encoded by the exons ATGGacgtgccgctgccgctgctgctgggctCCCTGGCCGTGTCCGTCGTCGTATGGTGCCtcctgctccggcgcggtggggacgggaaggggaaggggaagcgGCCTATGCCGCCCGGTCCAAGGGGCTGGCCGGTGCTGGGCAACCTGCCGCAGTTGGGCTCTCATCCGCACCACACCATGTGCGCGCTTGCGAAAAAGTACGGCCCGCTGTTCCGGCTCCGGTTCGGCAGCGCCGAGGTGGTGGTGGCCGCGTCGGCGCGTGTGGCGGCGCAGTTCCTGCGCACCCACGACGCCAACTTCAGCAACCGCCCTCCAAACTCCGGAGCCGAGCACGTGGCGTACAACTACCAGGACATGGCATTCGCGCCCTACGGCTCCCGGTGGCGCGCGCTGCGGAAGCTGTGCGCGCTCCACCTCTTCTCCGCCAAGGCCCTGGACGACCTCCGCAGCATCAGGGAGGGCGAGGTGGCGCTCCTGGTCAGAGAGCTCTCccggcaccagcaccagcacgcCGGCGTGCCGCTCGGCCAGGTGGCCAACGTCTGCGCGACCAACACGCTGGCCCGGGCCACGGTGGGGCGGCGCGTGTTCGCCGTGGACGGAGGGGAGGAAGCCAGGGAGTTCAAGGACATGGTGGTGGAGCTGATGCAGCTCGCCGGGGTCTTCAACGTCGGCGACTTCGTGCCAGCGCTGGCGCGCCTCGACCTGCAGGGCGTGGTCGGCAAGATGAAGCGGCTGCACCGCAGGTACGACGACATGATGAACGGGATCATCAGGGAGCGGAAGGCCGCCGAGGAAGGCAAGGACCTGCTCAGCGTGCTGCTGGCCAGGACGCGGGAACAGCAATCGATCGCGGACGGCGAGGACAGCAGGATCACCGAGACTGAGATCAAAGCACTCCTCCTC AACCTCTTCACGGCGGGGACGGACACGACGTCCAGCACGGTGGAGTGGGCGCTGGCCGAGCTGATCCGGCACCCGGACGTGCTGAAGAAGGCCCAGGAGGAGCTGGACGCCGTCGTCGGCCGCAACCGCCTCGTCTCCGAGTTGGACCTCCCGCGCCTCACGTACCTGACGGCGGTGATCAAGGAGACGTTCCGGATGCACCCGTCCACGCCGCTGTCGCTGCCCCGCATCGCCGCCGAGGAGTGCGAGGTGGACGGGTTCCGCATCCCCGCCGGCACCACGCTGCTGGTGAACGTGTGGGCGATCGCCCGCGACCCGGAGGCGTGGCCCGAGCCGCTCCAGTTCCGCCCCGACCGCTTCCTCCCGGGAGGCTCGCACGCGGGCGTCGACGTCAAAGGGAGCGACTTCGAGCTCATCCCGTTCGGCGCCGGCCGCAGGATCTGCGCAGGGCTTAGCTGGGGCCTGCGCATGGTCACGCTCATGACGGCCACGCTGGTGCACGCCCTGGACTGGGACCTCGCCGACGGCATGACCGCGGACAAGCTAGACATGGAGGAGGCATACGGGCTCACCCTGCAGCGCGCCGTGCCGTTGAAGGTCCGCCCAGCACCCAGACTGCTGCCGTCTGCATACGCAGCGGAGTAG